One window from the genome of Choloepus didactylus isolate mChoDid1 chromosome 2, mChoDid1.pri, whole genome shotgun sequence encodes:
- the ALDH9A1 gene encoding 4-trimethylaminobutyraldehyde dehydrogenase translates to MFLRAGLSALARLLSALRPASVAAMSTGTFIVSQPLNYRGGTRVEPADSSGTEKAFEPATGRVIATFTCSGEKEVNLAVENAKAAFKIWSKKSGMERSRILLEAARIIRERKDDIATVETINNGKSIFEAQLDIDSSWQCLEYYAGLAGSMAGEHIQLSGGSFGYTRREPLGVCVGIGAWNYPFQIACWKSAPALACGNAMVFKPSPFTPVSVLLLAEIYTEAGVPPGLFNVVQGGAATGQFLCQHRDVAKVSFTGSVPTGTKIMEMSAKRIKPVTLELGGKSPLIIFSDCVMENAVKGAMMANFLTQGEVCCNGTRVFVQKEILDKFTEEVVKQTKKIKIGDPLLEDTRMGPLINRPHLEKVLGFVKQAKEQGAKVLCGGDLHVPEDPRLKDGYFMRPCVLTNCRDDMTCVKEEIFGPVMSILSFDTEAEVLERANDTTFGLAAGVFTRDIQRAHRVVAELQAGMCFINNYNVSPVELPFGGYKMSGFGRENGRVTIEYYSQLKTVCVEMGDVESVF, encoded by the exons ATGTTTCTCCGAGCCGGCCTGTCGGCGCTCGCTCGGCTTCTCAGCGCTCTTCGGCCTGCTTCTGTCGCCGCCATGAGCACTGGCACCTTCATCGTTTCGCAGCCGCTCAATTACCGCGGCGGGACCCGCGTGGAGCCGGCGGACTCCTCCGGCACCGAAAAGGCGTTCGAGCCGGCGACGG GTCGAGTGATAGCTACTTTCACATGTTCAGGGGAAAAGGAAGTAAATTTGGCTGTTGAAAATGCAAAGGCTGCCTTTAAAATATGGAGTAAAAAATCTGGCATGGAGCGTTCCAGAATCCTTTTGGAGGCTGCCAGGATAATAAGg GAACGGAAGGATGACATAGCCACTGTGGAGACCATCAACAATGGCAAGTCCATCTTTGAGGCCCAGTTGGACATTGATTCTTCCTGGCAGTGCCTGGAGTATTACGCAGGCTTAGCTGGATCCATGGCTG GTGAACATATCCAGCTCTCAGGTGGATCCTTTGGTTATACCAGAAGAGAACCACTTGGGGTATGTGTGGGAATAGGAGCATGGAACTACCCCTTTCAAATTGCCTGTTGGAAGTCTGCTCCAGCTCTAGCTTGTG GTAACGCCATGGTCTTTAAGCCTTCTCCCTTCACGCCTGTTTCTGTATTGCTGCTGGCTGAAATCTATACTGAGGCTGGTGTGCCGCCTGGGCTCTTCAACGTGGTGCAAGGAGGGGCTGCCACAGGCCAGTTTCTGTGTCAGCATCGTGATGTGGCCAAAGTCTCTTTCACTGGAAGTGTGCCCACTGGCACAAAG ATCATGGAGATGTCAGCTAAAAGAATTAAACCTGTTACCTTGGAGCTTGGAGGCAAATCTCCACTCATTATCTTCTCAGACTGTGTTATGGAGAATGCAGTGAAAGGAGCAATGATGGCCAACTTCCTCACACAAGGCGAG GTTTGCTGTAATGGCACAAGGGTATTTGTGCAAAAGGAAATTCTCGATAAATTTACAGAGGAAGTGGTGAAACAgaccaaaaagataaaaattggaGATCCCCTTCTGGAAGATACAAGGATGGGTCCACTCATCAACCGACCACACCTGGAGAAAGTCCTTGGGTTTGTCAAACAGGCAAAGGAGCAG ggtgCTAAAGTGCTATGTGGTGGAGACTTACATGTACCTGAAGATCCCAGATTAAAGGATGGCTATTTCATGAGACCTTGTGTATTAA CTAATTGCAGAGACGACATGACTTGTGTGAAAGAAGAGATCTTTGGACCAGTTATGTCCATTTTATCATTTGACACTGAAGCTGAGGTTCTGGAAAGAGCTAACGATACCACCTTTGGACTAGCAGCTGGTGTCTTCACCAG ggACATCCAGCGAGCTCATAGGGTGGTGGCTGAACTTCAGGCTGGAATGTGCTTCATCAACAACTATAATGTCAGCCCAGTGGAGTTACCCTTTGGTGGTTATAAGATGTCAG GATTTGGCAGAGAAAATGGTCGTGTAACAATTGAATACTATTCACAATTAAAGACTGTGTGTGTGGAGATGGGCGATGTGGAATCTGTTTTCTGA